One genomic segment of Ricinus communis isolate WT05 ecotype wild-type chromosome 3, ASM1957865v1, whole genome shotgun sequence includes these proteins:
- the LOC8274193 gene encoding transcription initiation factor TFIID subunit 5 isoform X2, with the protein MDEEQVVKFVETYLKKKGFKQAELAFHDEVQRNSRANSVDVHSDPDLSTLLLSLSQSEDTPARYHDEYGKLRSWTHSSLDLYKPELLRVLYPVFVHCYMDLVAKAHIQEARTFFNNFREDHETMHSRDLQKLEGVLSPSHLEEMEFAHTLRQSKVNIKICQYSNELLMQYLRNTKSTMMLGIVNEHINFQVSPGQPSSISDDDEVVTLIGSSQDAANQINKKEIHWGLLEDSMEEHLEKAGGLHSDSEKTEGEAKEGDMDESKKRSIEGGKQGTSVKKMKKDKATSATAKVVRPETNSAPTAPRVKPELPLPVIPTEVEQSILEDLRNRVQLSSAALPSVSFYTFINTHNGLNCSSISHDGSLVAGGFSDSSLKVWDMAKLGQQGSNSVLQGANDTAASEHFLGANGAKRSYTLFQGHSGPVYSATFSPLGDFILSSSADTTIRLWSTKLNANLVCYKGHNYPVWDVQFSPVGHYFASASHDRTARIWSMDRLQPLRILAGHLSDVDCVQWHANCNYIATGSSDKTVRLWDVQSGECVRIFIGHRSMILSLAMSPDGRFMASADEDGTIMMWDLSSGRCVSPLMGHNSCVWTLAFSCEGSLLASGSADCTVKLWDVTSSTKVTKAEESFLGGIFCLLLESFLKVDRTCIIKA; encoded by the exons ggACGAAGAGCAAGTAGTAAAATTTGTGGAGacttatttgaaaaagaaaggattTAAACAAGCAGAGCTCGCTTTTCACGATGAAGTTCAACGCAATTCCCGTGCTAACTCCGTCGATGTCCACTCCGATCCTGATCTCTCCACTCtccttctttctctctcaCA ATCAGAGGATACTCCAGCAAGGTACCATGATGAATATGGTAAATTAAGGTCATGGACACATAGTTCACTTGATTTGTACAAG CCAGAGTTGCTTCGTGTGCTTTATCCAGTGTTTGTCCATTGTTATATGGATCTTGTAGCAAAAGCGCATATCCAAGAGG CTAGAACTTTCTTCAACAATTTTCGCGAAGACCATGAAACAATGCACTCACGGGATCTCCAAAAGTTGGAAGGAGTTCTTTCTCCCTCTCATCTGGAG GAGATGGAATTTGCTCATACTCTTAGGCAGAGTAAAGTTAACATAAAGATATGTCAG TACTCGAATGAGCTCCTGATGCAGTACCTACGCAACACAAAATCTACTATGATGCTTGGGATTGTTAATGAGCATATTAACTTCCAAG TTTCTCCTGGACAGCCCAGCTCAATatctgatgatgatgaggttgTAACACTAATTGGAAGCAGCCAAGATGCAGCTAATCagataaataagaaagaaatacaTTGGGGG CTGCTTGAAGATTCTATGGAGGAACACTTAGAGAAGGCAGGGGGTTTACACTCGGATTCTGAAAAGACAGAAGGAGAAGCCAAAGAGGGGGACATGGATGAAAGCAAG AAAAGATCAATAGAGGGTGGAAAGCAAGGCACTTCTGTcaaaaagatgaagaaagaTAAAGCTACCAGTGCAACAGCTAAAGTTGTGCGTCCTGAGACTAATAGTGCACCTACGGCACCGCGCGTCAAACCAGAGCTTCCTCTGCCCGTAAT CCCAACAGAGGTGGAACAGTCTATTCTTGAGGACTTGAGAAATCGTGTACAGCTGAGTAGTGCGGCACTCCCATCCGTTAGCTTTTatacatttatcaatacacATAATGG TTTGAACTGTTCTTCAATATCCCATGATGGATCTTTGGTTGCTGGTGGATTCTCAGATTCCTCACTGAAG GTTTGGGATATGGCTAAACTGGGGCAACAAGGTAGCAATT CTGTTTTGCAGGGTGCAAATGATACTGCTGCAAGTGAACATTTCCTAGGGGCAAATGGTGCCAAAAGATCCTACACATTATTTCAGGGTCATTCAGGGCCTGTTTATTCAGCAACCTTCAGTCCTCTTGGGGATTTTATACTTTCCTCTTCAGCAGACACAACAA TTCGATTATGGAGCACAAAACTAAATGCAAATCTCGTTTGCTACAAGGGTCATAATTACCCTGTATGGGATGTTCAG TTTAGTCCTGTAGGACATTATTTTGCCAGTGCTTCACATGATCGAACAGCAAGAATTTGGTCCATGGATAGACTACAGCCTTTAAGAATATTGGCAGGTCACCTGTCTGATGTTGAT TGTGTACAATGGCATGCCAACTGCAACTATATTGCAACTGGCTCCAGTGACAAAACAGTTAGACTTTGGGATGTCCAAAGTGGGGAATGTGTCCGGATTTTTATTGGTCACAGGAGTATGATTTTATCATTGGCAATGTCACCAGATGGCAGATTTATGGCTTCTGCTGATGAAGATGGCACAATTATGATGTGGGACCTTTCCAGTGGCCGCTGTGTTTCACCTTTGATGGGTCACAATTCATGTGTATGGACGCTAGCTTTCAG TTGTGAAGGTTCACTGCTTGCATCCGGTTCCGCTGATTGTACTGTGAAATTATGGGACGTGACCTCAAGCACAAAGGTGACAAAGGCTGAAGAAAG TTTTCTCGGAGGAATCTTCTGTTTGCTGCTGGAGTCCTTTCTAAAAGTGGATAGGACCTGTATTATTAAAGCATGA
- the LOC8274193 gene encoding transcription initiation factor TFIID subunit 5 isoform X1, protein MDEEQVVKFVETYLKKKGFKQAELAFHDEVQRNSRANSVDVHSDPDLSTLLLSLSQSEDTPARYHDEYGKLRSWTHSSLDLYKPELLRVLYPVFVHCYMDLVAKAHIQEARTFFNNFREDHETMHSRDLQKLEGVLSPSHLEEMEFAHTLRQSKVNIKICQYSNELLMQYLRNTKSTMMLGIVNEHINFQVSPGQPSSISDDDEVVTLIGSSQDAANQINKKEIHWGLLEDSMEEHLEKAGGLHSDSEKTEGEAKEGDMDESKKRSIEGGKQGTSVKKMKKDKATSATAKVVRPETNSAPTAPRVKPELPLPVIPTEVEQSILEDLRNRVQLSSAALPSVSFYTFINTHNGLNCSSISHDGSLVAGGFSDSSLKVWDMAKLGQQGSNSVLQGANDTAASEHFLGANGAKRSYTLFQGHSGPVYSATFSPLGDFILSSSADTTIRLWSTKLNANLVCYKGHNYPVWDVQFSPVGHYFASASHDRTARIWSMDRLQPLRILAGHLSDVDCVQWHANCNYIATGSSDKTVRLWDVQSGECVRIFIGHRSMILSLAMSPDGRFMASADEDGTIMMWDLSSGRCVSPLMGHNSCVWTLAFSCEGSLLASGSADCTVKLWDVTSSTKVTKAEESKSGSANRLRSLKTLPTKSTPVYSLRFSRRNLLFAAGVLSKSG, encoded by the exons ggACGAAGAGCAAGTAGTAAAATTTGTGGAGacttatttgaaaaagaaaggattTAAACAAGCAGAGCTCGCTTTTCACGATGAAGTTCAACGCAATTCCCGTGCTAACTCCGTCGATGTCCACTCCGATCCTGATCTCTCCACTCtccttctttctctctcaCA ATCAGAGGATACTCCAGCAAGGTACCATGATGAATATGGTAAATTAAGGTCATGGACACATAGTTCACTTGATTTGTACAAG CCAGAGTTGCTTCGTGTGCTTTATCCAGTGTTTGTCCATTGTTATATGGATCTTGTAGCAAAAGCGCATATCCAAGAGG CTAGAACTTTCTTCAACAATTTTCGCGAAGACCATGAAACAATGCACTCACGGGATCTCCAAAAGTTGGAAGGAGTTCTTTCTCCCTCTCATCTGGAG GAGATGGAATTTGCTCATACTCTTAGGCAGAGTAAAGTTAACATAAAGATATGTCAG TACTCGAATGAGCTCCTGATGCAGTACCTACGCAACACAAAATCTACTATGATGCTTGGGATTGTTAATGAGCATATTAACTTCCAAG TTTCTCCTGGACAGCCCAGCTCAATatctgatgatgatgaggttgTAACACTAATTGGAAGCAGCCAAGATGCAGCTAATCagataaataagaaagaaatacaTTGGGGG CTGCTTGAAGATTCTATGGAGGAACACTTAGAGAAGGCAGGGGGTTTACACTCGGATTCTGAAAAGACAGAAGGAGAAGCCAAAGAGGGGGACATGGATGAAAGCAAG AAAAGATCAATAGAGGGTGGAAAGCAAGGCACTTCTGTcaaaaagatgaagaaagaTAAAGCTACCAGTGCAACAGCTAAAGTTGTGCGTCCTGAGACTAATAGTGCACCTACGGCACCGCGCGTCAAACCAGAGCTTCCTCTGCCCGTAAT CCCAACAGAGGTGGAACAGTCTATTCTTGAGGACTTGAGAAATCGTGTACAGCTGAGTAGTGCGGCACTCCCATCCGTTAGCTTTTatacatttatcaatacacATAATGG TTTGAACTGTTCTTCAATATCCCATGATGGATCTTTGGTTGCTGGTGGATTCTCAGATTCCTCACTGAAG GTTTGGGATATGGCTAAACTGGGGCAACAAGGTAGCAATT CTGTTTTGCAGGGTGCAAATGATACTGCTGCAAGTGAACATTTCCTAGGGGCAAATGGTGCCAAAAGATCCTACACATTATTTCAGGGTCATTCAGGGCCTGTTTATTCAGCAACCTTCAGTCCTCTTGGGGATTTTATACTTTCCTCTTCAGCAGACACAACAA TTCGATTATGGAGCACAAAACTAAATGCAAATCTCGTTTGCTACAAGGGTCATAATTACCCTGTATGGGATGTTCAG TTTAGTCCTGTAGGACATTATTTTGCCAGTGCTTCACATGATCGAACAGCAAGAATTTGGTCCATGGATAGACTACAGCCTTTAAGAATATTGGCAGGTCACCTGTCTGATGTTGAT TGTGTACAATGGCATGCCAACTGCAACTATATTGCAACTGGCTCCAGTGACAAAACAGTTAGACTTTGGGATGTCCAAAGTGGGGAATGTGTCCGGATTTTTATTGGTCACAGGAGTATGATTTTATCATTGGCAATGTCACCAGATGGCAGATTTATGGCTTCTGCTGATGAAGATGGCACAATTATGATGTGGGACCTTTCCAGTGGCCGCTGTGTTTCACCTTTGATGGGTCACAATTCATGTGTATGGACGCTAGCTTTCAG TTGTGAAGGTTCACTGCTTGCATCCGGTTCCGCTGATTGTACTGTGAAATTATGGGACGTGACCTCAAGCACAAAGGTGACAAAGGCTGAAGAAAG CAAAAGTGGAAGTGCAAACAGGTTGAGATCATTGAAAACGCTGCCGACAAAATCTACTCCAGTCTATTCCTTAAGA TTTTCTCGGAGGAATCTTCTGTTTGCTGCTGGAGTCCTTTCTAAAAGTGGATAG